A window from Chaetodon trifascialis isolate fChaTrf1 chromosome 5, fChaTrf1.hap1, whole genome shotgun sequence encodes these proteins:
- the mmgt1 gene encoding ER membrane protein complex subunit 5: protein MASSFWKGIVGVGLFALAHAAFSAAQHRSYMRLTEKENETLPIDIVLQTLLSFVMTCYGIVHIAGEFKDMDASSELKNKTFDTLRNHPSFYLFNHRGRVLFRTPEEEPSSVRNQHALPNPIRLRKLEHLH, encoded by the exons ATGGCCTCGTCGTTTTGGAAAGGTATCGTTGGCGTCGGACTTTTTGCCTTAGCTCACGCAGCTTTCTCGGCGGCACAGC ATCGGTCATACATGCGACTCACAGAGAAGGAAAACGAGACGCTACCAATTGAT ATCGTATTACAGACCCTGTTATCGTTTGTGATGACCTGTTATGGTATTGTCCATATTGCTGGAGAGTTCAAAGACATGGACGCCTCCTCAGAACTGAAAAACAA aacATTCGACACACTGAGGAACCACCCATCCTTTTATCTTTTCAATCACCGGGGTCGGGTGCTATTCCGCACGCCGGAGGAGGAGCCCTCCTCTGTACGCAACCAGCACGCTCTTCCCAACCCCATACGGCTACGCAAGCTGGAGCATTTGCACTGA
- the pfdn6 gene encoding prefoldin subunit 6, which yields MAEAIQRKLKAEVEKYTLIQKDIGKSMSARQKLETQLTENTIVKEELDLLDSTNTVYKLIGPVLVKQDLDEAKATVTKRLEYINGEIQRYEVILKESEKKSEQQREVLSSLQQEFQRAQGQAVGKV from the exons ATGGCAGAGGCCATTCAAAGGAAACTAAAAGCCGAAGTAGAAAAATATACACTGATACAAAAAG ATATCGGCAAGAGCATGTCAGCAAGACAGAAGCTGGAGACGCAGCTGACAGAGAACACCATTGTCAAAGAG GAGCTGGATCTACTGGACAGCACAAACACCGTTTATAAGCTTATTGGTCCGGTATTAGTGAAGCAGGATCTGGATGAAGCCAAAGCCACAGTCACAAAAAGGCTGGAGTACATCAACGGAGAGAT TCAAAGGTATGAGGTGATCCTGAAGGAATCGGAAAAGAAATCTGAACAGCAGCGAGAAGTCTTGTCCAGTTTACAGCAGGAGTTTCAGAGAGCTCAGGGCCAGGCTGTTGGCAAAGTCTGA
- the her5 gene encoding hairy-related 5, with protein MKALSSESPRPRKRISKPLMEKRRRERINHSLETLRLLMLENTRSEKLKNPKVEKAEILESVVHFLKTGKEVEKGHRAREQRPTCARQHSYQDGMRSCLLRVSHFIASKSQELGESGGDADPQNDSSSPERIHRALMPSAALSAQHPPHHHHQHGLAHPYLTQMTGLHCDTGNPFSSPAATTHITDPVWRPWPQ; from the exons ATGAAGGCTTTATCTTCAGAGTCTCCTCGACCGAGGAAAAGG ATCTCCAAACCTCTGATGGAGAAACGCAGACGGGAGCGGATCAATCACAGTCTGGAGACGTTACGACTCCTGATGCTGGAGAACACCCGCAGCGAG AAACTGAAGAATCCAAAGGTGGAGAAGGCGGAGATTCTGGAGAGCGTGGTCCATTTCCTGAAGACGgggaaggaggtggagaagggTCACCGGGCCAGGGAGCAGAGACCGACCTGTGCCCGCCAGCACAGCTACCAAGACGGCATGAGGTCCTGTCTGCTGAGGGTCAGCCACTTCATCGCCAGCAAGAGCCAGGAGTTAGGAGAAAGCGGTGGAGATGCCGATCCCCAGAACGACTCTTCCTCCCCCGAGCGCATCCACAGGGCACTGATGCCCTCCGCAGCTCTGTCTGCACAGCATCCGcctcaccatcaccaccagcaTGGGCTCGCTCATCCTTACCTCACCCAGATGACCGGCCTCCACTGTGACACCGGGAACCCGTTCTCCTCCCCGGCAGCCACCACGCACATCACCGACCCGGTGTGGAGGCCCTGGCCTCAGTGA
- the LOC139330831 gene encoding transcription factor HES-7-like, whose product MTRKVQTPTQEDGKSRRRVLKPVVEKKRRDRINQSLAELRTLLLSHTSDPRLQNPIEKAEVLDLAVEYLQKWTYGKTVSNDSANSHTKTHPPVVNLHHQESDAPDVSTMESAGFQQCVAQLNSYMHQITPSQRASLIEGLKHHTENRQPSSMKPDFSQRTTEAEAAKRPHAASVDSICTSESREESPQLLFPSHSPFQPHSCSTPYHDYLSPPPSPWLSSSFSTFATSPPFPSFASHFSFPPSLSPLSSNTPFFSFSPTIPHSSPPVLHCPPLPTPRSPPQLTQREGSQANSSSSLWRPWF is encoded by the exons ATGACGAGGAAAGTGCAAACTCCAACTCAGGAAGACGGCAAGAGTAGAAGAAGG GTTCTGAAACCAGTTGttgagaagaagagaagagacaggaTAAATCAAAGTCTCGCTGAACTGAGAACTCTGCTGCTGAGTCATACATCTGATCCA CGGCTCCAGAATCCCATAGAGAAAGCAGAGGTTCTTGACTTGGCTGTGGAATATCTACAAAAGTGGACATATGGCAAGACTGTGAGCAATG ACTCTGCCAATAGTCACACGAAGACTCACCCTCCTGTGGTCAACCTTCATCACCAGGAGTCCGATGCTCCTGATGTCTCTACAATGGAGAGTGCAGgttttcagcagtgtgtggcTCAGCTGAACAGCTACATGCACCAAATAACACCGTCGCAGAGAGCGAGCCTCATTGAGGGgctgaaacatcacacagaGAACCGACAGCCAAGCAGTATGAAGCCAGACTTCAGCCAGAGAACGACGGAGGCTGAGGCGGCTAAACGACCTCACGCAGCATCTGTGGATTCCATCTGCACatctgagagcagagaggagtcTCCTCAGTTACTCTTTCCATCTCACTCCCCGTTTCAGCCTCACTCCTGTTCCACGCCATACCACGACTATTTgtccccccctccttctccctggctttcttcctctttctccacattcgccacctctcctcctttcccGTCATTTGCCTCTCACTTCTCCTTCCCCCCAAGCCTGTCACCTCTGTCTTCCAACACCCCCTTCTTTAGTTTCTCACCCACCATTCCTCACTCCAGCCCTCCTGTCCTCCACTGTCCCCCTCTCCCCACGCCGAGATCACCTCCACAGCTTACACAGAGGGAGGGGTCACAAGCaaactcctcttcatccttGTGGAGACCTTGGTTTTGA